In Cryptomeria japonica chromosome 10, Sugi_1.0, whole genome shotgun sequence, a genomic segment contains:
- the LOC131063417 gene encoding uncharacterized protein At1g66480 translates to MGNAILFRRHHGRVKIMKLDGQVLKVKGPLIVDDILADYPGYAILHSEAVRHMGVKAKPLDGSASLNAKHLYFLVQLPKVENHKREPRRVRSGIPTNAKSRLESMLLTRRSISDISHMNCDPSSSEIMSEDNGAVRVKVRLTKAQLIEMMDESQESSVTVERILDSILNHEKSQQMERGKEEEDREEKEENLAWKPSLGNVGETCRKSEGLMDSSANVNISIT, encoded by the coding sequence ATGGGCAACGCAATTTTGTTCAGACGACATCATGGGCGTGTTAAGATCATGAAATTAGATGGGCAAGTGTTGAAGGTGAAGGGGCCTCTCATAGTAGACGACATCCTCGCAGATTATCCAGGCTATGCCATTTTGCATTCAGAAGCAGTTCGTCATATGGGAGTGAAAGCAAAACCTCTTGATGGATCTGCATCTCTCAACGCTAAGcacctctattttcttgttcaaTTGCCAAAGGTAGAGAATCACAAACGGGAGCCAAGAAGAGTCCGTTCAGGGATACCCACGAATGCAAAGTCCAGGCTTGAAAGTATGCTCTTAACACGCAGATCCATTTCTGATATTTCTCACATGAATTGTGACCCATCATCTTCTGAGATCATGAGTGAAGATAATGGAGCTGTTCGGGTTAAAGTCCGGTTGACAAAAGCTCAGCTTATTGAAATGATGGATGAGAGCCAAGAGAGTTCTGTTACAGTGGAAAGAATCCTGGATTCAATCCTTAACCATGAGAAATCCCAACAAATGGAAAGAGGAAAGGAGGAGGAAGATAGGGAGGAAAAGGAAGAGAATTTGGCATGGAAACCCTCCTTAGGGAACGTAGGTGAAACTTGCAGAAAAAGCGAGGGGCTTATGGATTCCTCTGCTAATGTTAACATCTCGATTACATAG